One Candidatus Babeliales bacterium genomic region harbors:
- a CDS encoding HIT domain-containing protein: protein MDKLYAPWRDRYVRTQIKGEQSGACVFCEVFTDTQSDESRLVLFRNQDIAVLLNLYPYNGGHLLVVPKNHESEFYELSESILHQLMSATSKSMQIIKKEFNCDGINFGANVGRAAGAGIPQHVHMHIVPRFAGDTGFFTTIGESKQVSVDLEKIYKNLKPHFDKNFIG from the coding sequence ATGGATAAATTGTATGCTCCATGGCGTGATCGGTATGTGCGCACGCAGATAAAAGGTGAGCAATCTGGAGCTTGCGTTTTCTGTGAAGTTTTTACAGATACGCAGTCTGATGAAAGTCGATTAGTGCTCTTTAGAAATCAAGACATTGCTGTTCTACTTAACCTTTATCCATACAATGGCGGACATCTTTTAGTGGTGCCAAAAAACCACGAATCAGAATTTTATGAATTGTCAGAGTCGATTTTACATCAGCTGATGAGTGCAACATCTAAAAGTATGCAAATCATAAAAAAAGAATTTAATTGCGATGGTATTAACTTTGGAGCCAACGTTGGCCGAGCTGCCGGAGCAGGAATTCCACAACATGTTCATATGCACATAGTTCCTCGCTTTGCTGGTGACACTGGTTTTTTTACAACCATTGGCGAGAGCAAACAAGTGTCTGTTGATTTAGAAAAAATATATAAAAATTTAAAACCTCATTTTGATAAAAATTTTATTGGATAA
- a CDS encoding SET domain-containing protein-lysine N-methyltransferase, with protein sequence MNAQVCKIFYISLLLNSLVAKAPLVCVGFSGKQLLDGSVQGKKCKTEISKFEDQVVEKVEALRVVVAVQEQTMKKLRQEVTKKRELFELKHKDLKKNDPIFIKEKEELSKQIHDLNNKERELEKAQQLFMSDVQQASNLIKKKYDTITKLFYKDVATRYGPMRGWDIVFEKNNKDVASYISGHSDKTEELLQLLNKQVCAQGKVYQTKPDVKRLFEDLGIIHLENNKIDSSICGDLDARKTAYYRNNKALLDQYKIKYASCVAQHYRAPFYIKWISEKVGFGVFASADIKAGELVQEYTGILRVPSKHKGLFADDTTYSWNYPAVGNYAAALHLDSKFEGNEMRFVNHGNDPNAVQITIIGADNLFHVCYIASRNIKTGEQILVSYGKDYWACRNYYEDLF encoded by the coding sequence ATGAATGCGCAAGTATGTAAAATCTTTTATATTTCGTTATTGTTAAATTCACTCGTAGCCAAAGCGCCGTTGGTTTGTGTTGGTTTTTCTGGAAAACAATTGCTTGATGGCAGCGTACAGGGTAAAAAATGCAAAACTGAAATTTCAAAATTTGAAGATCAGGTCGTTGAAAAGGTTGAAGCGCTGCGAGTTGTGGTTGCAGTACAAGAACAAACAATGAAAAAATTGCGGCAAGAAGTTACAAAAAAAAGAGAGCTGTTTGAATTAAAGCATAAAGATCTCAAAAAAAATGATCCTATTTTTATCAAAGAAAAAGAAGAACTTTCCAAGCAAATCCATGATTTGAATAACAAAGAACGAGAGCTTGAAAAAGCTCAGCAATTATTTATGTCTGACGTGCAACAAGCATCAAATCTGATCAAGAAAAAATATGATACGATAACAAAATTATTCTACAAAGACGTAGCTACTCGGTACGGGCCAATGCGAGGGTGGGATATTGTTTTTGAAAAAAATAATAAAGATGTTGCGTCGTATATCTCGGGTCATAGCGATAAAACTGAGGAGCTTCTACAGTTGCTTAACAAACAAGTTTGCGCTCAAGGTAAAGTTTATCAAACTAAACCTGATGTTAAAAGATTGTTTGAAGATTTAGGTATCATTCATTTAGAAAATAACAAAATTGATTCGTCAATTTGTGGTGACCTTGATGCAAGAAAAACTGCTTATTATCGCAACAACAAAGCGCTACTGGATCAATACAAAATTAAATATGCATCATGTGTTGCGCAGCATTATCGAGCGCCATTTTATATAAAATGGATTTCTGAAAAAGTTGGCTTTGGGGTCTTTGCATCAGCAGACATTAAAGCTGGAGAATTGGTCCAAGAGTACACAGGTATCCTTCGAGTTCCATCGAAACATAAAGGTTTATTTGCAGATGATACAACGTATTCATGGAATTATCCTGCTGTAGGGAACTATGCAGCAGCATTGCACTTGGATTCCAAATTTGAAGGCAATGAAATGCGTTTTGTTAATCATGGCAATGATCCAAACGCTGTTCAAATTACTATAATCGGTGCAGATAATTTATTTCATGTTTGCTACATAGCAAGCCGAAATATCAAAACTGGAGAGCAAATTTTAGTAAGCTACGGAAAAGATTATTGGGCTTGTAGAAATTACTATGAAGATCTTTTTTAA
- the alaS gene encoding alanine--tRNA ligase, whose product MKSLELRRKFFDYFVKHGHEKVASSSLIPAGDPTLLFANAGMNQFKDVFLGNEKRSYKRAVSIQKCVRAGGKHNDLENVGFTQRHLTFFEMMGNFSFGDYFKKEAIQFAWDFLTKEIGLDSSELYVTVHHSDQESYDIWHEIMGIPKNKIFKLGESNFWQMGDVGPCGPCTEIFVDRGTEVGCGSKDCSPDCGCDRFLEVWNNVFMQFSRQADGTDVPLKQTGVDTGMGLERLALVVQKKQSVFETDAFQTIFSKIEQLTGHSYENGNDDIRAAFNVLGDHVRSSTFLISDGCAPCNEGRGYVLRKIIRRAALFAQKLTDKNIFPELALALIADMKSVYPELESNKQRIASVLTLEIERFSDNLIRGKRILQDHMNAHESTKSITGDYAFMLYDTYGFPLEVTKLIALENGFVVDEIGFEKSMEAQRQRSGKKMKDTSGNAAVLDQSVKTEFTGYQSLSETSKVIALVVDDLSVESVAQGAECWVAAEKSPFYVACGGQINDQGLVTVASKQTPLLDLKKMGEAILVKIIAPEKITVGDSVTMSVIERVRLHTMKNHTATHLLQAALQNILGNGVKQAGSIVTPEYLRFDYTHHKPLTAEEIKAVEDLVNQKIWENIPVVVENTTYKQATARGVTAFFGDKYNLDDVRAISISDFSAELCGGTHVRATGDIGVFKITEEIALAAGQRRIVAVTGFGALQQFQQDFFLVKKLCQDLKTKPQQLFTTVEELNNKIKEQQKEIAAFKSAVVKNQIPAWLQRVKMIGDLAFAVIDAKGYGIDDMRTIAQELQKQKPGLYVLLSTQGGKSSFVAMVDKKFADRVVFADLKPWLQKEFGLQGGGNNLALQGGGPVVDIAQVAEKLTGWLK is encoded by the coding sequence ATGAAATCCCTAGAGCTGCGTCGTAAGTTTTTTGATTACTTTGTAAAACATGGTCATGAAAAAGTTGCAAGTTCATCACTCATTCCCGCTGGAGACCCAACGCTTCTTTTTGCAAACGCGGGAATGAATCAATTTAAAGATGTTTTTCTAGGAAATGAAAAACGTAGTTATAAGCGTGCAGTTTCTATTCAAAAATGTGTGCGCGCTGGCGGAAAACATAACGATCTTGAAAATGTTGGGTTTACGCAACGTCATTTAACGTTTTTTGAAATGATGGGGAACTTTTCCTTTGGTGATTATTTTAAAAAAGAAGCAATTCAGTTTGCTTGGGACTTTTTAACCAAGGAAATTGGACTCGATAGCAGTGAACTGTACGTTACAGTGCATCACAGCGACCAGGAATCATATGACATTTGGCATGAGATCATGGGCATTCCAAAAAATAAAATTTTTAAATTAGGTGAAAGTAATTTTTGGCAGATGGGTGACGTTGGGCCTTGTGGTCCATGCACTGAAATTTTTGTAGATCGCGGAACAGAAGTTGGTTGCGGCAGTAAAGATTGTAGCCCTGATTGCGGATGTGACAGATTTTTAGAAGTTTGGAACAACGTGTTCATGCAGTTCAGTCGTCAAGCTGATGGTACCGATGTACCTCTGAAACAAACGGGCGTTGATACAGGCATGGGCCTTGAGCGACTTGCACTTGTTGTACAGAAAAAGCAGTCAGTTTTTGAAACCGATGCATTCCAAACAATATTTTCAAAAATTGAACAGTTAACTGGTCACTCATACGAAAATGGTAACGATGATATCCGCGCAGCATTTAACGTGCTTGGTGATCATGTCCGTTCTTCAACATTTCTTATCTCTGATGGTTGCGCTCCTTGCAACGAAGGACGTGGCTATGTTTTAAGAAAAATTATTCGTCGAGCAGCTTTGTTCGCACAAAAATTAACTGATAAAAATATTTTCCCTGAGTTAGCTTTAGCGTTAATTGCTGACATGAAATCAGTGTATCCTGAACTTGAGTCAAACAAGCAGCGTATCGCATCAGTTCTAACGCTAGAAATTGAACGTTTTTCAGACAATTTAATTCGCGGTAAAAGAATTTTACAAGATCATATGAATGCTCACGAGTCTACAAAATCAATCACGGGTGATTATGCTTTTATGCTGTATGATACCTATGGCTTTCCGCTTGAAGTTACTAAATTAATTGCACTAGAAAATGGTTTTGTTGTTGACGAAATAGGCTTTGAAAAAAGCATGGAAGCACAACGACAAAGATCTGGTAAAAAAATGAAAGACACATCTGGCAACGCCGCAGTACTTGATCAGTCGGTAAAAACAGAATTTACTGGTTATCAAAGTTTAAGTGAAACCTCAAAGGTTATAGCTCTTGTAGTCGATGACCTTTCTGTTGAGTCTGTTGCGCAAGGAGCTGAGTGTTGGGTTGCTGCAGAAAAATCACCATTCTATGTGGCTTGTGGTGGTCAAATAAATGACCAAGGTCTTGTGACTGTTGCAAGCAAACAGACGCCACTTCTTGATTTGAAAAAAATGGGCGAAGCAATTTTGGTAAAAATTATTGCACCTGAAAAAATCACCGTAGGCGACAGCGTCACGATGAGCGTGATTGAGCGAGTACGCTTGCATACCATGAAAAATCATACAGCAACACATTTACTGCAGGCTGCACTTCAAAATATTTTGGGCAATGGCGTTAAGCAAGCTGGTTCAATTGTAACTCCTGAGTATTTACGTTTCGATTACACCCATCATAAACCACTGACAGCTGAAGAGATTAAAGCTGTAGAAGATTTGGTGAATCAAAAAATTTGGGAAAATATTCCTGTGGTAGTTGAAAATACTACATACAAGCAAGCAACAGCTCGTGGCGTAACAGCGTTTTTTGGCGATAAATATAACCTTGATGACGTTCGTGCAATTAGCATTAGTGATTTTTCTGCTGAGCTATGCGGTGGAACGCACGTACGAGCAACGGGTGATATTGGTGTATTTAAAATCACTGAAGAAATAGCTCTTGCTGCAGGTCAACGTCGTATAGTAGCTGTTACGGGCTTTGGTGCTTTGCAGCAGTTTCAACAAGATTTTTTCTTGGTTAAAAAATTGTGCCAAGATCTTAAAACAAAACCGCAGCAGCTTTTTACAACAGTTGAAGAATTGAACAATAAAATAAAAGAACAACAAAAAGAAATTGCAGCTTTTAAATCTGCAGTAGTTAAAAATCAAATTCCAGCATGGTTACAACGTGTTAAAATGATTGGTGATCTTGCGTTTGCTGTAATTGACGCAAAAGGATATGGCATTGACGACATGCGTACGATTGCACAAGAACTACAAAAACAAAAACCAGGGCTATATGTTTTACTGAGCACGCAAGGTGGTAAAAGTTCATTTGTTGCAATGGTAGATAAAAAGTTTGCAGACCGTGTGGTGTTTGCAGATCTTAAACCATGGTTGCAAAAAGAATTTGGATTACAGGGCGGTGGTAACAATCTAGCACTTCAAGGTGGTGGACCAGTTGTTGATATCGCGCAAGTTGCGGAAAAATTAACTGGATGGTTAAAGTAA
- the lon gene encoding endopeptidase La, translating to MEINLAQDHSLEAVPKIIPVVPTINVTVFPNMIMPLLVLDDRIMNGIKQAVETEKYVLLLSARQSGEEGQEIDTDNLYSIGTVATIMRVINVPNDGIKVLVQGIQRVMVKDLTIRDDMLLAEIEELPFNNEVTESTRALIKNIKDISEQLSITSNTITPDFYAILSKMHDPEKIAEFVLSHIEVKSHESQLLLECTSIDDLLQGVYAELSKEISIVEVQERIRTHTRDSINKNQHEYYLREQLKAIKKELGEDIVDEMEEMKAALNAKNIPDAMKKEIEKHIDKLERVSPESMEATITRNHIELLLSMPWGVHTKDNLNIQNAKSVLDEDHYGLEDVKDRILDFIAVRNLKSDGASPIICFAGPPGAGKTSLGKSIAKTMGRNFQRISLGGVKDESEIRGHRRTYVGAMPGRIIQALKKAGSMNPVILIDEIDKIGADFKGDPSAALLEVLDPNQNKEFYDNYVGIPFDLSNVMFILTCNDPNAISGPLMDRMELIQLSGYTIEEKQQIAKKYLIKQAMQETGLKENSLQIGRSVLDTVIYEYTREAGVRHLAQIIKKLCAKAARAFVEKEEVITITKKNLEKFLGPKKYPADKIDSKTHMVGMTNGLAWTSFGGDVLKIESVLMPGTGKLILTGHLGEVMKESAQAALSYARVHAAQFNIDQAKFTTYDLHIHVPAGAVPKDGPSAGITLLSSMLSTFTGRAVNASFAMTGELNLRGEVMPIGGVKEKVLAAKRNNLRTVILPEDNKNDWNSIKDIIEDMNIIWVRHADEVLEHVLMPLVK from the coding sequence ATGGAAATCAATCTCGCACAAGATCATTCTTTAGAAGCTGTTCCAAAAATTATTCCGGTAGTGCCAACAATTAACGTCACTGTTTTTCCAAATATGATTATGCCACTTTTAGTTTTAGATGACAGAATTATGAATGGTATTAAGCAAGCGGTTGAAACAGAAAAGTACGTTCTTTTACTGTCTGCTCGGCAGTCCGGAGAAGAGGGACAAGAAATTGACACTGATAATTTATACTCGATTGGAACTGTTGCAACAATCATGCGGGTCATTAATGTACCCAACGATGGCATTAAAGTGCTCGTCCAAGGTATTCAACGGGTAATGGTTAAAGACCTAACTATTCGAGATGACATGTTACTTGCAGAAATTGAAGAGTTGCCATTTAACAATGAAGTGACTGAATCAACCCGTGCGCTTATTAAAAACATCAAAGACATTTCTGAACAGCTTTCAATCACGAGCAATACAATAACTCCTGATTTTTATGCAATCTTGTCAAAAATGCATGATCCAGAAAAAATAGCTGAATTTGTTCTGTCTCATATTGAGGTAAAAAGTCATGAATCGCAGCTACTGCTTGAATGCACAAGCATTGATGATTTACTCCAAGGCGTGTATGCAGAGCTTTCAAAAGAAATTTCAATTGTTGAGGTACAAGAGCGTATCAGAACTCATACGCGTGATTCAATAAATAAAAATCAGCATGAGTATTATCTTCGTGAGCAACTCAAAGCGATTAAAAAAGAGTTAGGCGAAGATATAGTTGATGAGATGGAAGAGATGAAAGCCGCATTAAACGCTAAAAACATCCCAGACGCTATGAAAAAAGAAATCGAAAAGCACATTGATAAATTAGAACGTGTTTCTCCTGAATCAATGGAAGCAACTATAACGCGCAATCATATCGAGCTTTTATTATCCATGCCTTGGGGCGTGCACACTAAAGATAATTTAAACATTCAAAATGCAAAAAGTGTTTTAGACGAAGATCATTATGGACTTGAAGACGTTAAAGATCGCATCTTAGATTTTATTGCAGTTAGGAATTTAAAATCTGATGGAGCAAGCCCAATTATTTGTTTTGCTGGTCCTCCAGGAGCTGGAAAAACTTCTTTAGGTAAATCGATAGCAAAAACTATGGGTAGAAATTTTCAAAGGATTTCACTCGGTGGCGTTAAAGACGAATCTGAAATTCGTGGCCACAGAAGAACTTATGTAGGAGCTATGCCGGGAAGAATTATTCAGGCTTTAAAAAAAGCAGGCTCTATGAACCCTGTGATTTTAATTGATGAAATCGATAAAATCGGCGCTGACTTCAAAGGAGATCCATCAGCAGCTCTTCTTGAGGTGTTAGATCCAAATCAAAACAAAGAGTTTTATGACAACTATGTAGGGATTCCGTTCGATCTTTCTAATGTGATGTTTATTTTAACGTGCAATGACCCGAATGCGATATCTGGACCGCTTATGGATCGTATGGAATTAATTCAGCTTTCTGGATATACCATTGAAGAAAAACAGCAAATCGCTAAAAAATATTTGATTAAACAGGCTATGCAGGAAACTGGACTGAAAGAGAATTCTTTACAGATTGGTAGATCGGTGCTTGATACCGTGATTTATGAGTACACCAGAGAAGCTGGCGTTCGACATCTTGCTCAGATCATTAAAAAATTGTGCGCAAAAGCAGCACGTGCCTTTGTAGAAAAAGAAGAAGTCATTACGATTACTAAGAAAAACTTAGAAAAATTCTTGGGCCCGAAAAAGTATCCAGCAGATAAAATTGATAGTAAAACTCATATGGTTGGAATGACTAACGGTCTGGCATGGACATCATTTGGTGGTGATGTGTTAAAAATCGAATCAGTTCTTATGCCAGGAACAGGAAAATTAATCCTGACTGGTCATTTGGGCGAAGTGATGAAAGAGTCAGCGCAAGCAGCCTTAAGCTATGCTCGAGTACATGCTGCGCAGTTTAACATTGATCAAGCAAAATTCACAACGTATGATTTGCATATCCACGTACCAGCTGGAGCTGTGCCAAAAGATGGTCCTTCTGCGGGTATTACACTTCTTTCATCAATGCTTTCGACCTTTACGGGCCGTGCAGTCAATGCTTCTTTTGCAATGACTGGTGAGCTGAATTTACGTGGTGAAGTGATGCCAATTGGTGGCGTGAAAGAAAAAGTACTTGCTGCAAAACGAAATAACTTAAGAACGGTTATTTTGCCAGAAGATAATAAAAATGATTGGAATAGCATCAAAGATATTATCGAAGACATGAACATTATTTGGGTACGTCATGCCGATGAAGTGCTTGAGCATGTGTTAATGCCACTGGTTAAGTAA
- a CDS encoding glycosyltransferase produces MKKNIFHFLKLFIFCFMWTLEALHANIKVCIVIPAYNEEKRIAHMLETYVSYFAEKPEKTTFLVVANNCKDKTVEVVEEIQNHHKNIELINLIPGGKGFAVKQGFLWALDPASHKATPRQSEHFDLIGFVDADMATLPQNFYDLIVASKDCDGAIASRYTSGAVIEPERHWFRKVGGKIYNWMLRQQFGLPYKDTQCGAKIFTYDAIKKVTPDMTEQGWAFDLELLYLCALEGKKIAEVPTVWSDQPGSHLEISSKIIKEFTSAPNRIKGRHAAKRKALVQQKKLSKRKNFNKNTSNADQITTH; encoded by the coding sequence ATGAAAAAAAACATATTTCATTTTCTCAAACTGTTCATCTTTTGCTTCATGTGGACTCTTGAAGCATTGCATGCCAACATCAAAGTCTGCATCGTAATTCCTGCATACAATGAAGAAAAACGTATTGCCCACATGCTTGAAACATACGTTTCATACTTTGCAGAAAAACCAGAAAAAACAACATTTTTAGTTGTTGCAAATAACTGCAAAGATAAAACTGTCGAAGTCGTCGAAGAAATACAAAATCATCATAAAAACATTGAGCTTATAAATCTTATACCGGGCGGAAAAGGATTTGCCGTCAAGCAGGGTTTTTTGTGGGCACTAGACCCGGCTTCGCACAAGGCTACGCCGAGGCAAAGTGAACATTTCGACTTAATCGGATTTGTAGATGCTGATATGGCAACACTGCCACAAAACTTTTATGATTTGATCGTCGCAAGCAAAGACTGTGATGGAGCAATTGCAAGCCGGTACACATCAGGCGCCGTGATAGAACCAGAACGTCATTGGTTTAGAAAAGTGGGTGGAAAAATTTATAACTGGATGCTCCGTCAACAGTTTGGACTTCCTTATAAAGATACACAATGTGGCGCAAAAATTTTTACTTACGACGCGATTAAAAAAGTTACACCTGATATGACAGAACAAGGATGGGCTTTTGACCTTGAGCTTTTATATTTGTGTGCGCTTGAAGGAAAAAAAATAGCAGAAGTTCCTACGGTGTGGAGTGATCAGCCAGGAAGCCATTTAGAAATTTCTTCAAAAATTATTAAAGAATTTACTTCTGCACCTAATCGAATTAAAGGTCGACACGCAGCAAAAAGAAAAGCTCTTGTCCAACAAAAAAAATTATCTAAGCGTAAAAATTTCAATAAAAACACTTCCAACGCAGATCAAATTACCACTCATTAA
- the pth gene encoding aminoacyl-tRNA hydrolase, with product MKKQNALLADIKATDIKISVKAIVGLGNPGPTYAYTPHNIGFLIVDRLCELHNGTWSEKNNMLVASVDINDKEILLIKPQTFMNNSGEILKHLQKRGIKQEHIFVIHDEIDFPFEKVTVKHGGSARGHNGLRSLIAHGGENFLRLRCGVGRPNDPADVGNFVTARFTQTPDQVDGLINKSIDMIEEILSDDSSHSSM from the coding sequence ATGAAAAAGCAAAATGCTTTACTCGCAGATATTAAAGCCACAGATATTAAAATAAGTGTCAAAGCTATCGTAGGTCTTGGAAATCCAGGGCCTACGTATGCTTACACCCCTCACAATATCGGTTTTTTAATCGTTGACCGACTCTGCGAGCTGCACAACGGCACATGGTCAGAAAAAAATAACATGCTCGTTGCGTCAGTCGATATCAACGATAAAGAAATCCTCCTGATCAAACCGCAAACATTCATGAACAATTCTGGAGAAATTTTAAAGCATCTGCAAAAGCGTGGCATCAAACAAGAACATATTTTTGTCATCCACGATGAAATCGATTTTCCATTCGAAAAAGTTACCGTAAAGCATGGTGGTAGTGCTCGTGGACACAATGGACTGCGATCACTTATCGCTCATGGCGGTGAAAACTTTTTACGGTTGCGCTGTGGAGTTGGTCGCCCAAACGATCCTGCTGATGTTGGAAATTTTGTAACTGCACGATTTACGCAAACTCCAGACCAAGTTGATGGACTCATCAACAAATCTATCGATATGATTGAAGAAATTCTTTCTGACGACTCTTCACATTCTTCAATGTAA
- a CDS encoding ATP-binding cassette domain-containing protein: MSYNFDPNLSYALMGCSGTGKSTLLHMMAGIDHPSHGTIALGDLTISSLSFHQKIEFLQKSVSIVLQQPYLISELTVLENVMLKEIISSGVTSESKDRALQLLTEIGLEGKANCLPSTLSGGQQQRVAILRAIFHVPQFLLADEPTGNLDEASGDRIINLLLHYKKKYAMGLIISTHDIKIAQRCDVILKIEHQKLF; the protein is encoded by the coding sequence ATTTCTTACAACTTTGACCCGAACCTATCATATGCGCTCATGGGCTGTTCGGGAACTGGAAAATCGACGCTTTTACACATGATGGCAGGCATAGACCACCCATCCCATGGAACTATTGCCCTAGGCGACCTTACTATTTCTTCTCTATCATTCCACCAAAAAATAGAATTTTTACAAAAATCAGTAAGCATCGTCCTCCAGCAGCCATACTTGATAAGTGAGCTGACCGTTTTAGAGAATGTGATGCTCAAAGAAATCATTTCAAGCGGCGTCACGTCAGAAAGCAAAGATCGAGCACTGCAGCTTTTAACAGAAATCGGACTTGAAGGTAAAGCTAACTGCCTTCCAAGCACACTGTCTGGCGGGCAACAACAACGAGTGGCAATTTTGCGAGCTATTTTCCACGTGCCACAATTTTTACTGGCTGATGAACCTACGGGAAATTTAGACGAAGCATCAGGAGACCGTATCATCAACCTGCTACTGCACTATAAAAAAAAATATGCCATGGGCCTAATCATTAGTACCCATGACATAAAAATTGCACAACGATGTGATGTTATTTTAAAAATAGAGCATCAAAAACTATTTTGA
- the murJ gene encoding murein biosynthesis integral membrane protein MurJ: protein MSRSILKQSSKIGFFALISRCIAFIREILLIRFLSVGDSSDIFYTAFRIPNTMRKIFAEGSLSSVLVPAMINSEHKGGKDSLNRLTTLSFIIIESIMFAICLVVFFHSSWFIKCIAPGFTEEKIAQCSGLLKILISFILCMSSGAIFASALQSQRKFFMPAIAPSLSNVLYVAALVICLFFKLSIAAFCYCMIASSFLFFLLHIAAYVYEGFYFQRAHRSTWHEFKIILVQFLPCFFSVGILEINHFINTGFASYLPGGSLTLLRYAYQFVNIPIGIITASLVTVLLPHFSKLHLEEPTQLASQLFESIKFVIWSTMPICFLLGFFSETIFQTLFIGDAAATSKVLIAQSIFIAYLIGLLFFSLNKVFLTIFYALQLTHIPVISTFISISINIALNQLLMKHYGAAGIAFSSSVAAIAQTIFFMFFLHVYLKLQWPKSESLTFLMRCLAQLTLCCSIFWTSYRSLYFIIERMSFTLNLYFIYVDQTFFLDQIGSWAWTGPLSLLFLGLMYITRKSFGIKLTYFD, encoded by the coding sequence ATGTCACGTTCTATTTTAAAACAAAGTTCTAAAATTGGCTTCTTTGCACTCATCAGCCGATGCATAGCTTTCATACGTGAAATTCTTTTAATTCGTTTTTTAAGCGTTGGCGATTCCTCTGATATTTTCTACACAGCTTTTCGCATACCAAACACCATGCGTAAAATTTTTGCTGAAGGATCTCTTTCTTCGGTCCTTGTTCCAGCTATGATTAATTCAGAGCATAAAGGCGGCAAAGATAGTCTTAACAGACTCACAACTCTTTCTTTTATCATCATCGAATCAATCATGTTTGCCATCTGTCTTGTGGTGTTTTTTCACTCGTCATGGTTTATTAAATGTATCGCTCCTGGATTTACTGAAGAAAAAATCGCACAGTGCTCTGGCCTGCTCAAAATTTTAATTTCATTTATTTTATGTATGTCTTCAGGGGCTATTTTTGCATCAGCTCTTCAATCACAACGTAAGTTTTTCATGCCGGCTATCGCCCCATCACTTTCAAACGTGTTGTACGTCGCAGCTCTTGTAATTTGTTTGTTCTTCAAACTTTCAATCGCAGCATTTTGTTATTGCATGATCGCATCTTCGTTCCTATTTTTTTTATTACACATTGCTGCATATGTGTATGAAGGATTTTATTTCCAAAGAGCACATCGCAGCACATGGCATGAATTTAAAATAATTTTAGTGCAATTTTTACCATGCTTTTTTAGCGTTGGAATTTTAGAAATTAATCATTTCATCAACACAGGGTTTGCTTCGTATCTTCCAGGCGGATCGCTTACACTGCTTCGATATGCTTATCAATTCGTCAATATTCCGATCGGCATTATTACTGCATCACTGGTCACCGTACTTTTGCCTCATTTTTCAAAGTTGCACTTAGAGGAACCAACGCAGCTTGCTTCACAGCTTTTCGAATCAATAAAATTCGTTATCTGGTCAACTATGCCCATCTGTTTTTTATTAGGTTTTTTTTCAGAAACAATTTTTCAAACATTATTTATTGGTGACGCTGCCGCTACGAGCAAAGTTCTGATTGCTCAGTCAATTTTTATCGCATACCTTATTGGTCTTCTCTTTTTCTCGCTCAACAAAGTTTTCTTAACTATTTTTTATGCTTTGCAGCTTACGCACATTCCCGTGATTTCAACGTTTATATCAATCAGTATCAATATTGCACTCAATCAACTTTTAATGAAACATTATGGAGCTGCAGGAATCGCCTTTTCATCTTCGGTTGCAGCCATTGCGCAGACAATATTTTTCATGTTTTTTTTACATGTGTATCTAAAGCTTCAATGGCCAAAATCAGAAAGCTTAACGTTTTTAATGCGCTGCCTAGCGCAGCTCACTTTGTGCTGTAGTATCTTTTGGACTTCATACCGAAGCCTTTACTTCATAATCGAACGCATGAGCTTTACATTAAATCTCTATTTTATTTACGTAGATCAAACATTTTTCTTAGACCAGATCGGATCATGGGCCTGGACGGGACCACTATCGCTTCTGTTTTTAGGCTTGATGTATATCACGAGAAAAAGCTTTGGAATCAAATTAACTTACTTTGATTAG